The following are encoded in a window of Streptomyces sp. Go-475 genomic DNA:
- a CDS encoding cytosine permease, translating into MPIEQRGVDTIPDEERTSGPRDLVSILLGSNLCLGVIVFGWLPPSFGLDWWSSVSAVVAGTVVGVVFTAPLALVSLRTGTNLSTSSGAQFGVRGRLVGSVVGLLLALGYTALTVWIGGDVMVGALGRLAGLPQGGTSYAIVYGLLAAATVAGAVYGYRVLLAMSRVLAFGMTALLVLGLVAYAPRFTTAALPETGGYLLGGFWPTWLLAAVAAGLSGPVAFITLLGDYTRYISPARHSSRRVLHATSLGLLLGLLVPQLFGTFTAYAAGAALDYAGPLVAAAPAWYLLPLLLAASAGSVGNAGLMLYSMGLDLDAVLPRASRARATYAVAVVATAAVFAGHWFSTAQDAMTSFVLLLTAIGTPWAVITLIGFARCGGVYDADALQVFNRRARGGVYWYRAGWHVPATLSWAAGATVGVLAVSLPSYEGPLLALTGGVDVSFLLSGLVGGVAYVLSAPGTVSAKRGADEARRTSSPTAPGGGRA; encoded by the coding sequence ATGCCGATAGAACAGCGCGGAGTCGACACCATCCCGGACGAGGAGCGCACCAGCGGGCCGCGCGACCTCGTCTCGATCCTGCTCGGCTCCAACCTCTGCCTGGGCGTGATCGTCTTCGGCTGGCTGCCGCCGTCCTTCGGCCTGGACTGGTGGTCGTCGGTCAGCGCGGTCGTGGCCGGCACGGTGGTGGGCGTGGTGTTCACGGCACCCCTCGCGCTGGTGTCCCTGCGCACGGGCACCAACCTGTCGACGTCCTCCGGCGCCCAGTTCGGCGTCCGGGGCCGCCTGGTCGGCTCGGTGGTCGGCCTGCTCCTGGCCCTCGGCTACACCGCCCTGACCGTGTGGATCGGCGGGGACGTGATGGTGGGCGCGCTGGGCAGGCTCGCCGGGCTGCCGCAGGGCGGCACGTCGTACGCGATCGTCTACGGGCTGCTCGCCGCGGCCACCGTCGCCGGCGCGGTGTACGGCTACCGGGTGCTGCTGGCGATGTCCCGGGTCCTCGCCTTCGGCATGACGGCCCTGCTGGTGCTCGGCCTGGTCGCCTACGCCCCGCGCTTCACCACCGCCGCGCTGCCGGAGACCGGCGGTTACCTGCTGGGCGGCTTCTGGCCGACCTGGCTGCTCGCGGCCGTGGCGGCCGGGCTGTCCGGCCCGGTCGCCTTCATCACCCTGCTCGGCGACTACACCCGCTACATCTCCCCGGCCCGCCACTCCTCCCGCCGGGTGCTCCACGCGACCTCGCTGGGCCTGCTGCTGGGCCTGCTGGTGCCGCAGCTGTTCGGCACGTTCACGGCGTACGCGGCCGGGGCGGCCCTGGACTACGCGGGCCCGCTGGTCGCCGCGGCCCCCGCCTGGTACCTCCTCCCGCTGCTGCTGGCGGCCTCGGCGGGCTCGGTCGGCAACGCGGGTCTGATGCTGTACTCGATGGGCCTCGACCTGGACGCCGTCCTGCCGCGCGCCTCACGGGCCCGGGCGACGTACGCGGTCGCGGTCGTGGCCACGGCCGCGGTGTTCGCCGGGCACTGGTTCTCGACCGCGCAGGACGCGATGACGTCCTTCGTCCTGCTCCTGACCGCGATCGGCACGCCGTGGGCGGTCATCACCCTGATCGGCTTCGCCCGCTGCGGCGGGGTGTACGACGCGGACGCCCTGCAGGTCTTCAACCGCCGCGCACGGGGCGGGGTCTACTGGTACCGCGCCGGCTGGCACGTCCCGGCGACCCTCTCCTGGGCGGCCGGAGCGACGGTGGGCGTCCTGGCGGTGTCCCTGCCGTCGTACGAGGGCCCGCTGCTGGCGCTGACCGGCGGGGTGGACGTGAGCTTCCTGCTGTCGGGGCTGGTGGGCGGGGTTGCCTATGTGCTCTCGGCTCCGGGCACGGTGTCAGCGAAGCGCGGAGCCGATGAGGCACGTCGTACGTCCAGCCCGACCGCGCCGGGTGGCGGGCGGGCATAG
- the ureA gene encoding urease subunit gamma: MRLTPTERDRLLLFGAAELARARRARGLRLNVPEATALIADTVCEAARDGKRLAEAVEAARSVLGPDDVLPGVADVVTEVHVEAVFDDGSRLAVVTAPLGGGSGPDAPGALLPGPEHAEPEPEVRLTVTNTAAVPVSVTSHFHFFEANPRLDFARERAYGMRLAVPAGSSVRFGPGESAEVGLVPIGGDRIAIGFAGLVDGPLDTPGAREEALRRAAACGYLGVPDTPEQEVVR, from the coding sequence ATGCGGCTGACCCCGACCGAACGCGACCGGCTGCTGCTCTTCGGCGCGGCCGAGCTGGCCCGCGCCCGCAGGGCCAGGGGGCTGCGGCTGAACGTCCCCGAGGCGACCGCGCTCATCGCCGACACGGTGTGCGAGGCCGCCCGGGACGGGAAGCGGCTCGCGGAGGCCGTCGAGGCCGCCCGGTCCGTCCTCGGGCCCGACGACGTGCTGCCCGGGGTGGCCGACGTCGTCACCGAGGTGCACGTCGAGGCGGTCTTCGACGACGGCTCGCGGCTCGCGGTCGTCACCGCCCCCCTCGGCGGCGGCTCGGGCCCGGACGCGCCCGGCGCGCTGCTGCCCGGGCCGGAGCACGCCGAGCCGGAGCCGGAGGTACGGCTGACGGTCACCAACACCGCCGCCGTGCCGGTCTCCGTCACCTCCCACTTCCACTTCTTCGAGGCCAACCCGCGCCTCGACTTCGCCCGCGAGCGGGCCTACGGCATGCGGCTCGCCGTGCCCGCCGGGTCCTCCGTGCGGTTCGGGCCGGGGGAGAGCGCCGAGGTCGGGCTGGTGCCGATCGGGGGCGACCGGATCGCGATCGGCTTCGCCGGGCTGGTCGACGGGCCGCTGGACACCCCGGGCGCCCGCGAGGAGGCGCTGCGCCGCGCCGCCGCCTGCGGCTACCTCGGCGTACCGGACACACCCGAGCAGGAGGTCGTGCGATGA
- a CDS encoding branched-chain amino acid aminotransferase: MTTPTIELKPSANPLSAAEREAILANPGFGRHFTDHMVTIKWTEGRGWHDGQLVPYAPISLDPATTVLHYAQEIFEGLKAYRRPDGSVATFRPEKNAERFQRSARRLAMPELPVETFIEACDALVRQDKAWVPAHGGEESLYLRPFMIATEVGLGVKPANEYLFLVIASPAGAYFPGGVKPVSIWVSEDRVRAVPGGMGDAKTGGNYAASLLAQAEAATKGCDQVCYLDAVEHTWVEELGGMNLYFVYGDKIVTPSLTGSILEGVTRDSLLTVARDLGYEAEEGKISVEQWQRDSENGSLTEVFACGTAAVITPVGTVKRAGAEWKQSGGEPGEVTLRLRQALLDIQRGTAEDTHGWMHQLG, translated from the coding sequence ATGACGACGCCCACGATCGAGCTCAAGCCGTCCGCCAACCCGCTCTCCGCAGCAGAGCGCGAGGCGATCCTGGCCAACCCCGGGTTCGGCCGCCACTTCACCGATCACATGGTGACGATCAAGTGGACGGAGGGCCGCGGCTGGCACGACGGCCAGCTCGTGCCGTACGCGCCGATCTCCCTCGACCCCGCGACGACGGTCCTGCACTACGCGCAGGAGATCTTCGAGGGCCTGAAGGCCTACCGCCGCCCCGACGGCTCGGTCGCGACGTTCCGGCCGGAGAAGAACGCCGAGCGCTTCCAGCGGTCCGCGCGCCGGCTGGCGATGCCGGAGCTGCCGGTCGAGACGTTCATCGAGGCGTGCGACGCGCTGGTCAGGCAGGACAAGGCGTGGGTGCCGGCGCACGGCGGCGAGGAGTCCCTCTACCTGCGCCCGTTCATGATCGCGACCGAGGTCGGGCTGGGCGTGAAGCCGGCCAACGAGTACCTGTTCCTGGTGATCGCCTCGCCGGCCGGCGCGTACTTCCCGGGCGGCGTCAAGCCCGTCTCCATCTGGGTCTCCGAGGACCGCGTCCGCGCCGTCCCCGGCGGCATGGGCGACGCGAAGACCGGCGGCAACTACGCGGCGTCCCTGCTCGCGCAGGCCGAGGCCGCGACGAAGGGCTGCGACCAGGTCTGCTACCTCGACGCGGTGGAGCACACCTGGGTCGAGGAGCTCGGCGGCATGAACCTGTACTTCGTCTACGGCGACAAGATCGTCACGCCGTCCCTCACCGGCTCGATCCTGGAGGGCGTCACGCGCGACTCCCTGCTCACCGTCGCCCGTGACCTCGGCTACGAGGCCGAGGAGGGCAAGATCTCGGTCGAGCAGTGGCAGCGGGACTCGGAGAACGGGTCGCTGACCGAGGTGTTCGCCTGCGGTACGGCCGCGGTGATCACGCCGGTCGGGACGGTGAAGCGGGCCGGGGCGGAGTGGAAGCAGAGCGGGGGAGAGCCGGGCGAGGTCACGCTGCGGCTGCGGCAGGCGCTGCTGGACATCCAGCGGGGTACGGCCGAGGACACGCACGGCTGGATGCACCAGCTGGGCTGA